The following proteins come from a genomic window of Sphingobium cloacae:
- a CDS encoding response regulator, whose protein sequence is MASVAKILIVEDDAHIRRLLRTAVQRAGHGVVEATSAREGLSLLDIEKPDVVLLDLGLPDRDGLELIQPMRSRSSATLIVVSAREDTTEKVAALDLGADDYLTKPFDTEELLARIRTAMRHRTPDQETERVIETGDVRIDLAHRRVERAGKDIHLTPKEYGVLAELSRRPDRVVSHAQLLRAVWGAAQEDRVDYLRIAVRGLRQKLETDPSRPRLIVNELAVGYRLRVRSPEERP, encoded by the coding sequence ATGGCATCGGTCGCAAAAATCCTGATCGTCGAAGATGATGCCCATATACGGCGGCTGTTGCGCACGGCTGTTCAGCGTGCCGGTCACGGCGTCGTGGAGGCGACGAGCGCGCGCGAGGGACTGTCCCTGCTGGACATCGAGAAGCCCGATGTCGTGCTGCTCGATCTTGGCCTTCCCGATCGTGACGGGCTGGAATTGATCCAGCCGATGCGAAGCCGGTCGAGCGCGACGCTGATTGTCGTTTCGGCGCGGGAGGACACGACGGAGAAGGTGGCCGCCCTCGATCTTGGCGCGGACGACTATCTGACCAAGCCGTTCGACACGGAGGAACTGCTGGCCCGCATCCGCACGGCCATGCGCCACCGCACTCCCGACCAGGAGACGGAGCGGGTGATCGAGACGGGCGACGTGCGGATCGACCTTGCGCATCGCCGGGTTGAACGCGCAGGCAAGGATATTCACCTAACGCCCAAGGAATATGGCGTGCTCGCCGAGTTGAGCCGGCGTCCCGATCGGGTCGTGAGTCATGCGCAGCTACTTCGCGCGGTTTGGGGAGCCGCGCAGGAGGATCGCGTCGATTATCTCCGCATTGCGGTGCGCGGCCTGCGTCAGAAGCTGGAAACTGACCCGTCCCGCCCGCGATTGATCGTCAATGAGTTGGCAGTTGGTTATCGGCTGCGTGTCCGATCCCCGGAAGAACGACCCTGA
- the tcmP gene encoding three-Cys-motif partner protein TcmP: MSAQKFFEERTDQSEVKARIVSKYFSTWAQVVMPTVARSGGKIAYMDLYAGPGRYRDGAASTPLLVLQAAIDHPQMSQMLTAYFNDADGNNTSTLQNEVGKLPGFEKLRYKPNITCGEVDDDAATYFNETRLVH, translated from the coding sequence ATGAGCGCGCAAAAGTTTTTCGAAGAGCGAACCGATCAGTCTGAGGTCAAGGCTCGTATCGTAAGCAAATATTTTTCGACGTGGGCGCAGGTCGTTATGCCAACTGTTGCCAGATCAGGCGGCAAGATCGCTTATATGGATCTTTATGCAGGTCCAGGGCGCTATCGGGATGGAGCTGCCTCCACACCCTTGCTGGTTCTTCAGGCAGCGATTGATCATCCGCAAATGTCTCAGATGCTCACCGCTTATTTCAATGATGCTGATGGAAACAATACGTCCACGCTTCAAAATGAAGTCGGAAAACTGCCCGGGTTCGAAAAACTGCGTTACAAGCCCAATATAACCTGCGGTGAAGTGGACGACGATGCGGCCACGTATTTCAATGAAACTCGGCTAGTGCACTGA
- a CDS encoding IS630 family transposase produces MAQTVNILLNAADRARLEQIVGDRNCPLKHVLRARIVLLSSDRLPVLEVARRAGVSRPAVWRWQQRFAEEGVDGLLRDKTRKPGTAPIAAPVVARIVALTCSEPPGAVTHWTGRAMAKAFGVSLRTVQRIWQVHHLQPHRLRTFKRSSDPAFAAKVEDIVGLYMAPPAHAVVISIDEKSQIQALDRTQPGLPLKPGKCGTMTHDYKRNGTTTLFAALDVLHGTVVGRCMPKHRHQEFIKFLNAVERAVPAGKVIHAVLDNYATHKHPKVLEWLADHPRWVFHFTPTSGSWLNAVENFFSALTRRVIRRGVFTSVVDLQDTISAYIRKQNADPKPFVWTKPAETILAKLRRLPVPTD; encoded by the coding sequence ATGGCCCAGACCGTCAACATCCTCTTGAACGCCGCCGACCGTGCTCGGCTTGAACAAATCGTCGGCGACCGCAACTGCCCGCTCAAGCATGTGCTGCGCGCCAGGATCGTGCTGCTCTCCAGCGACCGCTTGCCGGTGCTCGAAGTGGCCCGCCGCGCCGGCGTCAGCCGACCTGCGGTCTGGCGCTGGCAACAGCGCTTCGCTGAGGAAGGCGTCGATGGTCTTCTCCGCGACAAGACGCGCAAGCCCGGTACGGCGCCGATCGCCGCGCCCGTCGTCGCACGGATCGTTGCGTTGACCTGCTCCGAACCGCCCGGTGCCGTGACCCATTGGACCGGCCGCGCAATGGCCAAAGCCTTCGGCGTCTCGCTCCGAACCGTCCAGCGCATCTGGCAGGTCCATCACCTCCAACCCCACCGTCTGCGAACCTTCAAGAGATCGAGCGACCCCGCCTTCGCCGCCAAGGTCGAAGACATCGTCGGTCTCTACATGGCCCCGCCGGCTCACGCCGTCGTCATCTCGATCGACGAGAAGAGCCAGATCCAGGCCCTCGACCGAACCCAACCCGGTCTGCCGTTGAAGCCGGGCAAATGCGGAACAATGACGCACGACTACAAACGCAATGGCACGACCACCCTGTTCGCCGCGCTCGACGTCCTCCACGGCACAGTCGTCGGTCGCTGCATGCCCAAGCACAGGCACCAGGAGTTCATCAAGTTCCTCAACGCCGTCGAGCGCGCCGTTCCTGCCGGCAAGGTGATCCACGCCGTCCTCGACAACTACGCCACCCACAAGCATCCGAAGGTCCTGGAGTGGCTCGCCGATCATCCACGCTGGGTGTTCCATTTCACCCCGACCTCGGGCTCATGGCTCAACGCCGTCGAGAACTTCTTCTCGGCGCTCACCCGAAGGGTCATCCGGCGCGGCGTCTTCACCTCCGTCGTCGACCTCCAGGACACCATTAGCGCTTACATCCGAAAGCAGAACGCCGACCCTAAGCCCTTCGTCTGGACCAAGCCGGCCGAGACCATTCTCGCCAAACTCAGGCGGCTGCCTGTACCAACCGACTGA
- the tcmP gene encoding three-Cys-motif partner protein TcmP, with translation MDTLCPRNLVPSFSFVDPFGYKGLSLKIVQGVIKDWGCDCVFFFNYNRINAGISNPGVKQHMDALFGEERANALRAKLPGLSPELREAAILEALANEIHSLGGKFVLPFTFKNSEGTRTSHKLIFVSKHFKGYEIMKDIMAAESSTTDEGVPSLTYSPADASMPLLFSLAQPMSKLKGMLLEHYAGQTCSLDEIYESHSVGKPYIKKNYREALNTLEAAGQVSAYSTKGTRRKGTYPDHVKIQFKGGI, from the coding sequence CTGGATACCCTTTGTCCACGAAACCTAGTTCCGTCTTTTTCATTCGTAGATCCGTTTGGTTACAAAGGATTATCTCTAAAGATCGTGCAGGGAGTTATAAAAGATTGGGGATGTGATTGCGTGTTTTTCTTCAATTATAATAGGATTAACGCAGGCATCAGCAATCCGGGTGTTAAGCAGCATATGGACGCGCTTTTTGGGGAAGAGCGCGCAAATGCCCTGCGCGCAAAACTGCCTGGGCTCAGTCCAGAATTGCGAGAGGCTGCGATCCTGGAGGCGCTGGCGAATGAGATTCATTCGTTGGGTGGCAAATTTGTCTTGCCCTTCACGTTCAAGAACAGCGAGGGCACACGCACTTCCCACAAGCTGATATTCGTGTCGAAGCACTTCAAAGGCTACGAGATCATGAAAGATATCATGGCAGCCGAGAGCTCGACAACGGACGAAGGTGTTCCATCACTCACGTACTCACCAGCAGATGCCTCAATGCCGCTTCTTTTCTCGCTTGCGCAACCGATGTCCAAATTGAAGGGGATGCTGCTCGAACACTACGCTGGCCAAACATGCTCTCTCGATGAAATCTACGAAAGCCACAGCGTGGGCAAGCCATATATCAAGAAAAACTATCGAGAAGCGTTGAACACTCTGGAGGCAGCTGGTCAGGTATCGGCGTATTCAACCAAAGGAACGCGCCGAAAGGGCACTTACCCCGACCACGTGAAGATACAGTTCAAGGGCGGTATCTGA
- a CDS encoding DUF5131 family protein: MATNSSIEWTEATWNPVVGCTVISPGCTNCYAMRMARRLEAMGQPKYSGTTRLSGGRPKWNGTVRIDEESLNLPARWRTGRMIFVNSMSDLFHDAVPLRFIRQVFETMAATPQHTYQILTKRAERLEELALEIDWPKNVWMGVSVENSDYLYRIDHLRRTRAQTKFLSLEPLLGPLENMNLQSIDWIIAGGESGPGARPVEPGWVRSIRDQCIAEGAAFHFKQWGGVNKKKAGRILDGRTWDEFPQSRREAMTTSELKKLGLVD, encoded by the coding sequence GTGGCAACGAACTCATCAATTGAATGGACGGAAGCGACTTGGAACCCGGTGGTTGGTTGCACGGTAATCTCACCAGGTTGCACAAACTGTTATGCGATGCGCATGGCGCGGCGGCTTGAGGCCATGGGGCAGCCCAAGTATTCAGGCACTACGCGCTTGTCGGGCGGCCGCCCGAAGTGGAATGGGACGGTGCGTATCGACGAGGAGAGCCTGAATCTTCCTGCCAGATGGCGCACTGGTAGAATGATTTTCGTCAACTCAATGTCTGACCTTTTCCATGACGCCGTGCCTTTGAGGTTCATAAGGCAGGTTTTCGAGACGATGGCGGCGACCCCGCAGCACACGTATCAAATTTTGACCAAGCGGGCCGAGCGTCTGGAGGAGTTGGCTTTAGAAATCGATTGGCCGAAAAATGTGTGGATGGGGGTAAGCGTCGAGAATTCAGACTATCTCTACCGCATTGACCATCTCCGCAGGACTAGAGCTCAAACTAAATTTTTGAGCCTCGAACCTTTGCTTGGGCCTCTCGAAAACATGAATCTGCAGAGCATCGATTGGATCATCGCGGGTGGCGAGAGTGGCCCTGGAGCAAGACCGGTGGAGCCTGGCTGGGTTCGTTCGATCCGTGACCAATGCATTGCAGAAGGGGCGGCGTTTCACTTCAAGCAATGGGGCGGCGTCAACAAGAAGAAGGCCGGACGGATCCTAGATGGCAGGACTTGGGACGAATTTCCCCAATCTCGTCGGGAAGCCATGACTACTTCGGAGCTGAAAAAGCTCGGCCTGGTTGACTGA